The Methanobrevibacter wolinii SH genome includes a window with the following:
- the nadC gene encoding carboxylating nicotinate-nucleotide diphosphorylase, translated as MDKIINYILDEDKGFGDISSESVIPKDLKVTGFIVSKDVGIAAGMDIVEDIFKSYGIRVAKKVEDGQEIEKGDILFNFSGDARTILLLERTVLNISMRMSGVATSTNEITKIVHNVNPNIIIAGTRKTSPAFSHFDKAAIKIGGGDPHRYALDDMVLIKDNHIAIAGSPLEALKSAKNNVSFSKKIEIEVGTIEDAIEVAKNGADIVMLDNFDPDKVKECIKRLKELNLRNNVLIEVSGGITKDNILNYAPLNIDIISLGYLTHSARSLDFSLKINQV; from the coding sequence ATGGATAAGATAATTAATTATATTCTAGATGAAGATAAAGGTTTTGGAGATATAAGTTCTGAATCAGTTATTCCTAAAGATTTAAAGGTCACTGGGTTTATTGTATCTAAAGATGTTGGAATCGCTGCTGGTATGGATATTGTAGAAGATATCTTTAAATCATATGGTATACGCGTTGCTAAAAAAGTAGAAGATGGACAAGAAATAGAAAAAGGAGATATTCTTTTTAATTTCTCTGGTGATGCAAGAACAATTCTCCTATTAGAACGAACAGTTTTAAATATTTCTATGAGAATGTCTGGTGTTGCAACAAGTACTAATGAAATTACTAAAATCGTACATAATGTAAATCCAAACATTATTATTGCAGGAACACGTAAAACTTCACCAGCATTTTCTCATTTTGATAAAGCTGCAATAAAAATTGGTGGTGGAGATCCACATCGTTATGCTTTAGATGATATGGTTTTAATTAAAGATAATCATATTGCAATTGCAGGTTCTCCTCTTGAAGCATTAAAATCTGCTAAGAATAATGTAAGTTTCTCTAAAAAAATAGAAATTGAAGTTGGAACTATTGAAGATGCTATTGAGGTTGCTAAAAATGGTGCAGATATAGTAATGCTTGATAATTTTGATCCAGATAAAGTTAAAGAATGTATTAAAAGATTAAAAGAACTTAATCTTAGAAATAATGTTCTAATTGAAGTTTCTGGTGGAATCACAAAAGATAATATATTAAATTATGCTCCTTTAAATATTGATATTATTTCACTTGGTTACTTAACTCATTCCGCAAGAAGTCTTGATTTTAGTTTAAAAATTAATCAGGTGTAA
- a CDS encoding DMT family transporter, translating into MDSWIYLVIAGIFEMLWVVELKLSNGFNKIIHLILVVIFMVLSLVFLSMSFNNIPMGTAYACWTAIGAVSICIVGMIFFNEPYDLFRILFLVLIIIGIVGLKLTSNA; encoded by the coding sequence TTGGATTCTTGGATATATCTTGTTATTGCAGGAATTTTTGAAATGTTATGGGTAGTTGAATTAAAACTTTCAAATGGTTTTAATAAAATTATACACTTAATACTTGTTGTTATATTTATGGTTTTAAGTTTAGTATTTCTATCTATGTCATTTAATAATATTCCTATGGGTACAGCTTATGCTTGTTGGACTGCAATTGGTGCAGTAAGTATATGTATTGTAGGTATGATCTTTTTTAATGAACCTTATGATTTATTTAGAATCCTATTTTTGGTGCTTATAATTATTGGTATTGTTGGTTTGAAGTTAACTTCTAATGCTTAA
- a CDS encoding ZPR1 zinc finger domain-containing protein — translation MDMKIDCPVCGVKNGAISKMDTTNIPYFGEVIETSITCPHCGFKHSDVMSVEKNDPAKHTLTINKNNLNSRVVRSQTSTVSIPEAGIKVEPGPKSQGYVSNVEGVIERFINATHRARALYDEDEKSIKNIIATKNFLESILKGENEATLIIEDPYGQSKIVDLKAKSVPLTEEELKTLKTGFTILDQEDLNEEREEIKKEENKKSNTDN, via the coding sequence ATGGATATGAAAATTGATTGTCCTGTATGTGGAGTAAAAAATGGAGCTATTTCTAAAATGGATACAACAAATATCCCATATTTTGGAGAAGTTATAGAAACATCCATTACATGCCCACATTGTGGATTTAAACATAGTGATGTGATGTCAGTTGAAAAAAACGACCCAGCAAAACACACATTAACTATAAATAAAAATAATTTAAATTCAAGAGTAGTTAGATCACAAACTTCAACTGTATCAATTCCAGAAGCAGGAATTAAAGTTGAACCAGGACCAAAATCACAAGGATATGTATCTAATGTAGAGGGAGTAATTGAAAGATTTATTAATGCAACCCATAGAGCACGTGCATTATATGATGAAGATGAAAAATCTATAAAAAATATTATAGCAACAAAAAACTTCCTTGAAAGCATTCTTAAAGGAGAAAATGAAGCAACATTAATTATAGAAGATCCTTATGGTCAAAGTAAAATTGTAGATTTAAAAGCAAAAAGTGTTCCATTAACTGAAGAAGAACTTAAAACTTTAAAAACAGGATTTACAATTCTTGATCAAGAAGATTTAAATGAAGAAAGAGAAGAAATCAAAAAAGAAGAAAATAAAAAAAGTAATACAGATAATTAA